In Streptomyces violaceusniger Tu 4113, one DNA window encodes the following:
- a CDS encoding competence protein CoiA family protein, translating into MAGGCGHQLVTKLYTDRACHFAHVPDPEHTSTCARKAAGVSSADHLYIKQGLLTWLAEQDVDATATIPRDEDGSIGGEVLFAPAGRASLRVLLSEPADSPAGEDSAHLVLGPEIQGELARLGHPIAASTVWQILHTAGIDPAPRRTGPTWREFLSAQATSLLACDFLHIDTISLQRLYALIFLEHHTRRLHIGGVTAHPTAAWTTQQARNLGTDLGIRMDSLRFLIRDHDSKYTDAFDAVFQAEDIEIIKTPVRAPKANAHCERVIGTLRREALDHILILDEAHARQVLATYQRHYNAHRPHRARHQLPPQAHQQPPPDLKPTSRRVLRTRILGSVINEYRYAA; encoded by the coding sequence ATGGCTGGTGGCTGCGGACACCAGCTCGTCACCAAGCTGTACACCGATCGCGCATGCCACTTCGCGCACGTGCCGGATCCCGAGCACACCTCCACCTGTGCCCGGAAGGCGGCCGGGGTCTCCAGTGCGGACCACCTGTACATCAAGCAGGGTCTGCTGACCTGGCTGGCGGAGCAGGACGTCGACGCCACGGCCACCATCCCGCGCGATGAGGACGGTTCGATCGGAGGGGAAGTGCTCTTCGCCCCTGCCGGGCGCGCCAGCCTGCGGGTCCTGCTCTCCGAGCCGGCCGACTCACCAGCAGGAGAGGACTCTGCCCATCTGGTACTTGGCCCCGAGATTCAAGGTGAACTGGCCCGGCTCGGACACCCGATCGCCGCCTCGACCGTCTGGCAGATCCTCCACACCGCAGGAATCGACCCTGCACCACGCCGCACCGGCCCAACCTGGCGCGAGTTCCTCTCAGCGCAGGCCACCAGTCTGCTCGCCTGCGACTTCCTCCACATCGACACCATCAGCCTGCAACGCCTGTACGCCCTGATCTTCCTCGAGCACCACACCCGGCGCCTGCACATCGGCGGCGTCACCGCACACCCGACCGCGGCCTGGACCACCCAGCAAGCCCGCAACCTCGGCACCGACCTCGGCATACGCATGGACTCACTGCGCTTCCTCATCCGAGACCACGACAGCAAGTACACCGACGCCTTCGACGCCGTATTCCAAGCCGAGGACATCGAGATCATCAAGACACCGGTCCGCGCACCGAAAGCCAACGCCCACTGCGAACGAGTGATCGGCACCCTCCGCCGAGAAGCCCTCGACCACATACTCATCCTCGACGAAGCTCACGCCCGCCAAGTCCTGGCCACATACCAGAGGCACTACAACGCGCACCGCCCCCACCGAGCCCGACACCAACTACCTCCCCAGGCCCACCAACAACCACCTCCGGACCTGAAACCAACCAGCCGACGAGTCCTGCGCACCCGCATCCTCGGCAGCGTGATCAACGAGTACAGATATGCCGCTTGA
- a CDS encoding DUF2267 domain-containing protein, translating to MEYDAFLAKAAERAGVSLDVAETLTRATFEVLADRISGGEAQDLAEPLPEPLKSWLRTDEEIAKGYGADSFVRRVADRADVPRELAEAGIRAVLATLREAVGDQEFRNATAQLPREYDVLLSKPAGPAGAR from the coding sequence ATGGAGTACGACGCATTCCTGGCGAAGGCAGCCGAGCGGGCGGGCGTCTCCCTCGACGTTGCGGAGACCCTCACACGCGCCACCTTTGAGGTGCTCGCCGACCGGATCAGCGGCGGAGAGGCCCAGGACCTCGCGGAGCCGCTGCCGGAACCGCTGAAGAGCTGGCTGCGCACGGACGAGGAGATCGCGAAGGGCTACGGGGCCGACTCGTTCGTCCGGCGTGTGGCCGACCGCGCGGACGTGCCCCGCGAACTCGCGGAGGCCGGGATCCGCGCGGTCCTGGCCACCCTGAGGGAAGCGGTCGGCGACCAGGAGTTCCGCAACGCGACCGCCCAACTGCCCAGGGAGTACGACGTCCTGCTCTCCAAACCCGCGGGCCCGGCCGGCGCCAGGTAG
- a CDS encoding MBL fold metallo-hydrolase, producing MTARVECVVTTGVVAGPEPDTTPMENNVWIVGDDEQALVVDAAHEPDVIATALGDRRVVAIACTHAHSGHVDAAVALSDRTGAPIMLHPDDLELWRRSFPSRVPDEELVDGQVIDVAGTVLTVRHTPGHTPGSVSLYDPALRSVFTGDMLLSRGPGAIGPEDSDFQAMTHSIRERLVTLPPETVVCPGHGDVTTVGEVGEQVEDWLRRIT from the coding sequence GTGACCGCCCGGGTCGAGTGCGTGGTGACGACCGGCGTCGTGGCCGGGCCGGAACCCGACACCACGCCGATGGAGAACAACGTGTGGATCGTCGGTGACGACGAGCAGGCGCTGGTGGTCGACGCCGCACACGAGCCGGACGTCATCGCCACGGCGCTCGGCGACCGCCGCGTGGTGGCGATCGCGTGCACCCACGCACACAGCGGACACGTCGACGCAGCGGTGGCTCTGTCCGACCGCACCGGGGCTCCGATCATGCTGCACCCGGACGACCTGGAGCTGTGGCGCCGCAGCTTTCCCAGCCGTGTCCCCGACGAGGAACTCGTCGACGGCCAGGTGATCGATGTCGCCGGAACTGTTCTGACGGTGCGTCACACTCCGGGACACACGCCGGGATCCGTAAGTCTGTACGATCCGGCGCTCCGCAGCGTCTTCACCGGGGACATGCTGCTCTCGCGCGGCCCTGGAGCCATCGGGCCGGAGGACTCCGACTTCCAGGCGATGACCCACTCGATCCGCGAGCGCCTCGTCACCCTGCCCCCCGAGACGGTGGTGTGCCCGGGGCATGGCGACGTCACCACGGTCGGCGAGGTGGGCGAGCAGGTGGAGGACTGGCTCCGCCGCATCACGTGA
- a CDS encoding integrase core domain-containing protein — protein MGLRLLYLIFCRLLGCLLLLGRSTAANNAEILVLRHEVAVLRRQVERPRFSWADRAVLSALARHLPSALCRYRLVTPGTLLTWHRRLVRWKWRQTAVGPGRPPLPEETVVLIQRLARENPTWGYVRIEGELRRLGHRVAAATIRRVLRRSGLPPAPQRASQQTWRSFLRSQAHTLLACDFMHVETVFLKRLYVFFVMEIATRRVHVLGVTAHPTGAWVTQLARNLLMDLGGRAGCFRFLIRDRDSKFATACDAVFAGNGTAVIPAPPQSPRSNAFAERWIRTVRTECTDRLLITGERHLRTVLNQYAEHYDAGRAHRSLGLRAPDDDPNVIPLPAAMVRRRQVLGGLLNEYHTTSPRLPHHPRETPSSAAGSEY, from the coding sequence GTGGGTCTGCGACTGCTCTACCTGATCTTCTGTCGACTACTGGGCTGCTTGCTCTTGCTGGGCCGGTCGACCGCCGCGAACAATGCCGAGATCCTCGTGCTTCGTCATGAGGTCGCTGTGCTTCGTCGGCAGGTCGAGCGGCCGCGGTTTTCGTGGGCTGATCGTGCCGTGCTCTCCGCTCTCGCGAGGCACCTGCCATCCGCCTTGTGCCGCTATCGGCTGGTCACCCCGGGCACGCTGCTGACCTGGCACCGGCGTTTGGTGCGCTGGAAGTGGCGCCAGACGGCGGTCGGACCCGGTCGGCCACCGTTGCCGGAAGAGACGGTCGTGCTCATCCAGCGCTTGGCGAGAGAGAACCCGACCTGGGGGTACGTCAGGATTGAAGGTGAGCTGCGGCGGCTCGGTCATCGGGTCGCCGCCGCCACGATCCGGCGCGTCCTGCGCCGCTCCGGTCTACCGCCCGCGCCGCAGCGCGCCTCGCAGCAGACCTGGCGTTCCTTCCTGCGCTCGCAGGCCCACACGCTGCTCGCCTGCGATTTCATGCACGTGGAGACCGTCTTCCTCAAGCGTCTCTATGTCTTCTTCGTCATGGAGATCGCCACCCGGCGTGTCCATGTCCTGGGCGTCACCGCCCATCCGACCGGCGCATGGGTCACCCAACTCGCCCGCAATCTGCTCATGGATCTCGGCGGCAGGGCTGGGTGCTTCCGGTTCCTCATCCGTGACCGGGACAGCAAGTTCGCCACCGCGTGCGACGCCGTCTTCGCCGGCAACGGCACAGCCGTCATCCCGGCACCGCCGCAAAGCCCACGGTCCAACGCATTCGCCGAACGATGGATACGCACAGTCCGTACCGAGTGCACCGACCGCCTCCTGATCACCGGCGAACGGCACCTGCGTACTGTCCTCAACCAGTACGCCGAGCATTACGACGCGGGGCGGGCTCACCGTAGCCTCGGCCTACGTGCCCCTGACGACGACCCGAACGTCATTCCTCTTCCGGCTGCCATGGTCAGGCGCCGCCAGGTACTTGGCGGACTGCTCAACGAGTACCACACCACGTCACCCCGGCTGCCTCACCATCCACGCGAAACGCCCAGCTCAGCAGCCGGATCGGAATATTGA
- a CDS encoding TetR family transcriptional regulator: protein MTMRTVDWTALRPRDEEPAVEGLRERKKRLLRRQLSDTATEMFMERGFDAVRVAEIAEACGVSEKTVFNYFPTKESLVLDLGEATLNSLRTTLTDPDLSPVDAALKILSTELANITSWLSSQNDPTEAKAMLLRFGMLIRSTPSLRAYQRDTADQQVAVASQALAQRTEMSPDDPEPQIAATALLALWPIQFRALRKHLNCTRTFEELHDVVSADVQRAAQLIDTGLHSLAPRQRS from the coding sequence ATGACCATGCGCACCGTGGATTGGACGGCCCTGCGGCCGCGCGACGAGGAACCCGCCGTCGAGGGACTGCGGGAGCGCAAGAAGCGGCTTCTCCGACGGCAGCTGTCCGACACGGCCACCGAGATGTTCATGGAACGCGGCTTCGACGCCGTACGGGTCGCCGAGATCGCAGAAGCGTGCGGAGTGTCGGAGAAGACGGTGTTCAACTACTTCCCGACCAAGGAATCCCTCGTCCTCGACTTGGGCGAGGCGACGTTGAACTCGCTGCGGACCACCCTGACCGATCCAGACCTATCGCCGGTCGATGCGGCGTTGAAGATCCTTTCCACCGAGCTGGCCAACATCACGTCATGGCTGAGCTCTCAGAACGACCCGACCGAGGCCAAAGCTATGCTCCTGCGCTTCGGCATGCTGATCAGATCCACCCCGTCCCTGCGTGCCTACCAGCGCGACACGGCCGACCAGCAAGTCGCCGTAGCCTCCCAGGCTCTGGCCCAGCGCACCGAGATGAGCCCGGACGACCCCGAACCGCAGATCGCCGCGACCGCCCTGCTCGCGTTGTGGCCGATCCAGTTCCGGGCGCTCCGCAAGCATCTGAATTGCACCCGGACCTTCGAGGAGCTGCACGACGTGGTCAGTGCCGACGTCCAACGCGCAGCCCAACTCATTGACACCGGACTCCACTCCCTCGCCCCCCGCCAGCGCAGTTAG
- a CDS encoding SRPBCC family protein encodes MSAIHIVRDYPHPPRKVWRAVTDPELIPLWTATGAGARPEGFATTVGATFTFVAKPKPGWSGVVVCEVLEVREPSLLRYSWQDESGGEVTQVAYRLEPHGSGTRFTYDHTGFTGAGGFFMAKILGVVRTKMLTKGLPAVLNDLDGQGNLRPESPLNPKRP; translated from the coding sequence ATGAGCGCCATCCACATCGTCCGCGACTACCCGCACCCACCGCGGAAGGTCTGGCGAGCGGTCACCGATCCGGAGCTGATTCCGTTGTGGACGGCCACCGGCGCCGGCGCCCGGCCCGAGGGCTTCGCCACCACGGTCGGCGCCACGTTCACGTTCGTCGCGAAGCCCAAGCCCGGCTGGAGCGGCGTCGTGGTGTGCGAGGTGTTGGAGGTCCGCGAGCCTTCGCTGCTGCGGTACTCGTGGCAGGACGAGAGCGGTGGCGAGGTGACCCAGGTCGCCTACCGGCTCGAACCGCACGGCAGCGGAACACGCTTCACCTACGACCACACCGGCTTCACCGGCGCTGGAGGCTTCTTCATGGCCAAGATCCTTGGCGTCGTCCGCACCAAGATGCTCACCAAGGGCCTGCCCGCAGTGTTGAACGACCTCGACGGCCAAGGCAACCTGCGCCCGGAAAGCCCCCTGAACCCCAAGCGGCCCTAG
- a CDS encoding integrase core domain-containing protein: MLLRLAYLGVTNAFAMLRLLPMGDRDKAVEILALRHQIVVLERQLGKERARFAPSDQAFLAALLHRLPMDVLRGVRLLVRPDTVLRWHRDLLARRHAAASRPRRSGRPRTVHSVRTLVLRLARENPGWGYRRLHGELLVLGVKVAASTVWEILQEAGIDPAPERSSSTWTDFLRSQADALLACDFFETVTLSGARMHVFAVIEHASRRIRILGATAHPTSAWVAQAAKNLAMDLEDVGCRARYMIRDRDGKFPGLLDAILADAGIEVVLSGVQMPRMNSLMERWVQTCRRELLDRTLIWNHRHLLHVLREFEQFYNAHRPHQGIGNARPLHALPTPIDDPEQISRLDIRRRDRLGGILHEYQHAA, from the coding sequence ATGCTGCTGCGACTGGCCTACCTGGGCGTGACGAATGCGTTCGCCATGCTGCGCCTGCTACCGATGGGCGATCGAGACAAGGCTGTCGAGATACTCGCCTTGCGCCATCAGATCGTGGTGCTGGAGCGCCAACTCGGCAAGGAGCGGGCGCGGTTCGCCCCGAGCGATCAGGCCTTTCTGGCGGCGCTGCTGCACCGGCTTCCCATGGACGTGCTCCGCGGGGTGCGGCTGCTGGTGCGTCCGGACACGGTGCTGCGCTGGCATCGCGACCTTCTCGCACGCCGCCATGCTGCCGCCTCGCGGCCCAGGCGCTCGGGACGGCCTCGGACCGTGCACTCCGTGCGGACCCTGGTGCTGCGCCTGGCGCGGGAGAACCCTGGCTGGGGATATCGCCGCCTGCACGGCGAACTGCTCGTCCTGGGCGTGAAGGTGGCCGCTTCCACCGTCTGGGAGATCCTGCAAGAGGCCGGCATCGATCCAGCACCCGAGCGGTCCTCCAGCACCTGGACGGACTTCCTGCGCTCCCAGGCCGACGCCCTGCTGGCCTGCGACTTCTTCGAAACGGTCACCCTATCCGGGGCACGCATGCACGTCTTCGCTGTCATCGAGCACGCAAGCCGACGGATCCGAATCCTCGGTGCCACCGCGCACCCGACCTCTGCGTGGGTGGCACAGGCCGCGAAGAACCTCGCCATGGATCTTGAGGACGTAGGCTGCAGAGCGCGTTACATGATCAGGGACAGGGACGGGAAGTTCCCCGGCCTGCTCGATGCCATTCTGGCGGATGCGGGGATCGAGGTCGTGCTCAGCGGTGTTCAGATGCCGAGGATGAACTCGCTCATGGAACGGTGGGTGCAGACCTGCCGACGGGAACTCCTGGACCGCACCCTGATCTGGAACCACCGACACTTGCTCCACGTCCTGCGCGAGTTCGAGCAGTTCTACAACGCACACCGGCCGCACCAGGGCATCGGGAACGCCAGACCGCTGCACGCCTTACCGACGCCGATCGACGATCCTGAGCAGATCAGCCGTCTCGACATACGACGGCGCGATCGGCTCGGCGGGATCCTCCACGAGTACCAACATGCCGCATGA
- a CDS encoding site-specific integrase, with the protein MSDRFTIGLKVRGLGLALAVVRDLRDVRPPVTAEELEQFETDVLAGFVLARASAGLADGTIRGDVGHLEQMRSWFGRPLWEMEPPDADAYFGKVLRASPSGTRLGRSQALTTYFLFLELRHKVEIHRITGRVIECPIDEMNRPRGSKDVALRIPPSGPDVKTLFAVWGGELATCRQFAPTARNYTASKLMSQVGLRVSEACKLDLADIKWDLGRFGKLHVRHGKGARGSGPRERMVPLIDGADRTAT; encoded by the coding sequence ATGTCCGATCGGTTCACGATCGGGCTGAAGGTGAGGGGGCTCGGGTTGGCGCTGGCTGTCGTACGGGACCTGCGCGATGTCCGGCCACCGGTTACAGCGGAAGAGCTGGAGCAGTTCGAGACCGACGTGCTGGCGGGGTTCGTGCTGGCGCGGGCTTCGGCCGGGCTGGCGGACGGCACGATCCGCGGGGACGTCGGGCACCTGGAGCAGATGCGGTCATGGTTCGGCCGGCCGCTGTGGGAGATGGAGCCGCCCGACGCCGACGCGTACTTCGGGAAGGTGCTGCGGGCCTCGCCGAGCGGTACCCGGCTGGGGCGCTCTCAGGCGCTGACCACGTACTTCCTGTTCCTGGAGCTGCGGCACAAGGTCGAGATCCACCGGATAACCGGCCGGGTGATCGAGTGCCCGATCGATGAGATGAACCGGCCGCGCGGGTCGAAGGACGTGGCACTGCGGATTCCGCCGTCTGGGCCGGATGTCAAGACGCTGTTCGCCGTATGGGGCGGCGAGCTGGCGACCTGCCGACAGTTCGCCCCGACCGCCCGGAACTACACCGCCTCCAAGCTGATGTCCCAGGTCGGGCTGCGGGTCAGCGAGGCGTGCAAGCTCGATCTGGCGGACATCAAGTGGGACCTGGGCCGCTTCGGCAAGCTCCACGTCCGCCACGGAAAGGGAGCCCGGGGCTCGGGCCCGCGCGAGCGAATGGTCCCCCTGATCGACGGGGCCGACCGCACTGCGACCTGA
- a CDS encoding nuclear transport factor 2 family protein, with protein sequence MLTNDHPHAKLFERIYGPTKDGEGPALLEEAITEPFVAHTAGHGPIGGTFVGLDAFKGHIGLLRQLSGGTLRRTSIEYCADDQWAVVEQTMTASRNGRDLEMKVAGFWRFSGPDQLAEHWEAVSDEATWEAFWNTPAS encoded by the coding sequence ATGCTGACCAACGACCACCCACACGCAAAACTGTTCGAGCGAATCTACGGCCCGACGAAGGACGGCGAGGGCCCAGCCTTGCTCGAGGAAGCAATCACGGAACCCTTCGTCGCACACACAGCCGGGCACGGACCCATCGGCGGCACCTTCGTCGGCTTGGACGCGTTCAAGGGCCACATCGGGCTTCTACGGCAGCTCAGCGGCGGAACGCTACGACGCACCTCCATCGAATACTGCGCCGACGACCAGTGGGCCGTCGTCGAACAAACGATGACCGCCTCCCGCAACGGCCGGGACCTGGAGATGAAGGTTGCCGGTTTCTGGCGTTTTAGCGGACCGGACCAACTCGCTGAGCACTGGGAGGCGGTGTCCGACGAGGCTACCTGGGAGGCGTTCTGGAACACCCCTGCGTCGTAA
- a CDS encoding VOC family protein translates to MALLNHHIVWSRDAQASADFLTEIMGLDPAVKLGHFVMVRVTPDITFDFMSTDREIMAQHYAFLVTEDEFDLIFTRVQERGLTYWSDPRHHDEGNINRLDDGRGVYFNDPSGHELEIITRAYGSGGLEAEHPNPLLTEELAESGTLPTLS, encoded by the coding sequence ATGGCACTCCTCAACCACCACATCGTCTGGTCACGGGACGCACAGGCCTCCGCTGACTTCCTCACCGAGATCATGGGTCTCGACCCCGCCGTGAAGCTCGGCCATTTCGTCATGGTCCGCGTGACCCCCGACATCACGTTCGACTTCATGAGCACCGACCGCGAGATCATGGCCCAGCACTACGCCTTCCTGGTCACCGAGGACGAGTTCGACCTGATCTTCACCCGCGTCCAAGAGCGCGGGCTCACCTACTGGTCGGATCCCAGGCACCACGACGAGGGCAATATCAACCGGCTTGATGACGGCCGTGGCGTGTACTTCAACGACCCCAGCGGTCATGAGCTCGAAATCATCACTCGCGCCTACGGCAGCGGCGGGCTCGAGGCAGAACACCCGAACCCGCTGCTCACCGAGGAACTGGCCGAGAGCGGAACTCTGCCAACGCTGTCCTGA
- a CDS encoding Lrp/AsnC family transcriptional regulator, which yields MDVTDQQILQCLMLDGRAPMRRIAEVVGVSEQTAARRYRAMEQAGVLRVLVRETLARANQRLWLLRLQCRPDAAAKLGAVLAAREDVAWVALHSGGAELMCTTTLPANAACGTGVLPKLSNTSAVLSFAAYLVLHSYSGGPAEWSGFDRPLTETQQRRLLNGREAQPRAVTYDSAPSEDQILLRELAADGRATAAALSRALGWPVSRVAAHLRSLIDSGSVDVDVDVLLESFGHTASATLLIQVSPSRIGDVGEALSRHPQTSWVAAITGSANITAAVTCHNSQELFQYVTGDVGPLIGVIHVEILPVLNRLKQAATRVINGRLE from the coding sequence ATGGACGTCACAGACCAGCAGATCCTCCAATGTCTCATGCTCGACGGCCGTGCTCCGATGCGACGCATCGCTGAGGTGGTCGGCGTATCCGAGCAGACCGCCGCCCGCCGTTACCGGGCAATGGAGCAGGCCGGGGTACTGCGCGTGCTGGTCCGGGAGACCTTGGCGCGGGCCAATCAACGGCTGTGGCTGCTCCGGCTGCAGTGTCGTCCCGACGCGGCTGCCAAGCTCGGGGCCGTGCTCGCCGCACGCGAGGACGTCGCATGGGTTGCCCTGCATTCCGGCGGCGCGGAGCTGATGTGCACCACCACCCTGCCGGCTAACGCGGCATGCGGCACCGGGGTTCTGCCGAAGCTTTCGAACACTTCAGCGGTCCTCTCGTTCGCGGCGTACTTGGTGCTGCATTCCTATTCGGGTGGGCCCGCCGAATGGTCGGGTTTCGACCGTCCGCTGACCGAGACCCAACAGCGGCGGCTCCTCAACGGACGAGAAGCACAGCCGAGGGCAGTCACCTACGACTCCGCACCCAGCGAGGACCAGATACTGCTGCGCGAGCTGGCCGCCGATGGACGTGCCACGGCCGCTGCCCTGAGCCGCGCACTCGGCTGGCCGGTTTCACGCGTCGCGGCGCACCTGCGCAGCCTCATCGACAGCGGGTCCGTTGATGTAGACGTCGACGTGCTGCTGGAGTCTTTCGGACATACAGCATCGGCGACCCTTCTCATCCAGGTCTCACCCAGCCGAATCGGCGACGTCGGCGAGGCGCTGTCACGTCACCCCCAGACCAGCTGGGTCGCCGCGATCACCGGGTCGGCGAACATCACCGCGGCAGTCACCTGCCATAACTCGCAGGAACTGTTCCAATACGTGACCGGTGACGTTGGTCCCCTGATTGGCGTCATCCATGTCGAAATTCTTCCGGTACTCAACCGTCTCAAACAGGCCGCGACCCGCGTCATCAACGGCCGACTCGAATGA
- a CDS encoding DUF1330 domain-containing protein, protein MAAYVISEVEILNQTLADEYKRLAAASIHRHGGRYVVRGAQPDPVEGAWSPGRRLVIVEFPDMDRAKKWYESPEYAKALSLRQVALDRRLLFVEGLPE, encoded by the coding sequence ATGGCTGCTTATGTCATCTCCGAGGTGGAGATTCTGAACCAGACGCTTGCGGACGAGTACAAAAGGTTGGCCGCGGCTTCGATCCATCGCCACGGAGGCCGCTACGTTGTGCGTGGGGCTCAACCGGACCCTGTTGAAGGAGCCTGGTCTCCCGGGCGCCGTCTCGTGATAGTCGAGTTCCCTGACATGGACCGAGCCAAGAAATGGTATGAATCGCCCGAGTACGCAAAGGCACTGAGTCTGCGTCAGGTGGCACTCGACCGGCGACTCCTCTTCGTTGAGGGCCTGCCTGAGTAG
- a CDS encoding ISAzo13-like element ISStvi1 family transposase yields MTSCLSGRVAARALRAKFDQILPHLDERRRRLYLASEATVLGRGGIVRVAAVSGTSTATIARGMAELASCPPPTLRVRAPGAGRKRLTDTDPGLLPALESLIEPHTRGDPVSPLRWTTLSLRALASTLTTQGHPVSASTVGHLLHTLGYSLQGSAKTTEGISHPDRDAQFTHLNATAAAFLNDAQPVIRVDTKAKEWLGNRDRPGRTWRPGKSAIKVDCHTFTTNDQPMAIPYGIYDIANNSGRVNLGTDHDTAQFAVESIRRWWQHRGRADHPNATRLLITADSGGSNDPRRWTWKSNLATFARESGLEITVCHLPPGTSKWNKIEHRMFCHITANWRGRPLTSYQVVLETIAATTTRTGLTIGAELDTGSYDLGISVTPAEFHALAITPNTFHGDWNYTLSPVPPRAPDAPATTHRTDPALTAMLTDPALTGMSRTAFEHLVAVSEPFLGGLGRSSIPATLPPPAQLPPPTDQQRGPHPPAPGSHPPPPQSGDHDVPGPTTGRQPHQPVHPVPGRKTAPGPAPDPHHADTRIASPHIGTATRPNTPRGNPSLTVIEIRAPAVPVYCLCTPAEDRPFFRKPVSSTTRTPPPVPRRSAA; encoded by the coding sequence ATGACCTCGTGTCTGTCAGGCCGCGTTGCTGCTCGTGCTCTGCGGGCCAAGTTCGATCAGATTCTGCCGCACCTCGATGAGCGCCGCCGTCGGTTGTACCTGGCCAGTGAGGCGACGGTCCTCGGCCGCGGCGGGATCGTCCGGGTCGCCGCCGTCTCCGGCACCAGCACTGCAACCATCGCGCGAGGCATGGCCGAGTTGGCCTCTTGCCCCCCACCGACCCTGCGGGTCCGGGCTCCAGGTGCGGGCCGCAAGCGGCTGACAGACACCGACCCTGGTCTGCTGCCCGCGCTGGAGTCGCTGATCGAGCCGCACACCCGCGGCGACCCCGTCTCCCCGTTGCGGTGGACCACGCTGTCGTTACGGGCCCTGGCCTCGACCCTCACCACACAGGGCCACCCGGTCAGCGCTTCAACCGTCGGACACCTGCTGCATACCCTGGGCTACAGCCTGCAGGGAAGCGCGAAGACAACAGAGGGCATCAGCCATCCAGACCGCGATGCCCAGTTCACCCACCTCAATGCCACCGCCGCCGCGTTCCTCAACGATGCCCAGCCGGTGATCAGGGTCGACACCAAGGCCAAGGAATGGCTCGGCAACCGGGACCGTCCTGGTCGCACCTGGCGCCCGGGCAAGAGCGCGATCAAGGTGGACTGCCACACGTTCACCACCAACGACCAGCCCATGGCGATCCCCTACGGGATCTACGACATTGCCAACAACAGCGGACGGGTCAACCTCGGCACCGACCACGACACCGCCCAGTTCGCGGTGGAGTCCATCCGACGCTGGTGGCAACACCGCGGACGGGCGGACCACCCGAATGCCACCCGGCTCCTGATCACCGCCGACTCCGGCGGCTCCAACGACCCCCGCCGCTGGACCTGGAAAAGCAACCTTGCCACCTTCGCAAGAGAGAGCGGTCTGGAGATCACGGTCTGTCACCTACCGCCGGGGACTTCGAAGTGGAACAAGATAGAGCACCGGATGTTCTGCCACATCACCGCGAACTGGCGGGGGCGGCCGCTGACCAGCTACCAGGTCGTCCTCGAGACCATCGCCGCCACAACCACCAGGACCGGCCTGACCATCGGGGCCGAACTGGACACAGGCAGCTACGACCTCGGCATCAGCGTCACACCCGCCGAGTTCCACGCCCTTGCGATCACACCCAACACCTTCCACGGTGACTGGAACTACACACTGTCTCCCGTTCCACCGCGAGCGCCAGACGCGCCGGCAACGACACACCGGACCGACCCGGCCCTGACCGCGATGCTCACCGACCCGGCCCTGACCGGCATGTCACGAACCGCCTTCGAGCATCTGGTGGCGGTCTCGGAGCCTTTTCTGGGAGGCCTTGGCCGAAGCAGCATTCCAGCGACGCTTCCACCGCCCGCGCAGCTACCGCCACCCACAGACCAGCAGCGTGGACCACACCCACCGGCTCCTGGCAGCCATCCTCCGCCGCCGCAGAGCGGTGACCATGACGTTCCTGGCCCAACTACTGGGCGTCAACCGCACCAACCTGTCCATCCAGTACCAGGACGCAAAACGGCTCCTGGACCTGCACCGGATCCTCATCACGCCGATACCCGGATCGCCAGCCCGCACATTGGAACAGCTACACGCCCGAACACCCCCCGCGGAAACCCGTCGCTGACAGTTATTGAAATACGGGCCCCTGCGGTGCCGGTGTACTGCCTTTGCACGCCGGCCGAAGACCGCCCCTTCTTCAGGAAGCCGGTCTCGTCGACGACGAGGACGCCGCCACCGGTGCCCAGGCGTTCGGCGGCGTAG